From the Euphorbia lathyris chromosome 6, ddEupLath1.1, whole genome shotgun sequence genome, one window contains:
- the LOC136231913 gene encoding zinc finger CCCH domain-containing protein 41, with product MELKVSSLKSGGLSPADCASDPEEKEISDEDDDDRNHKHRRRDIRSQSLERDTLEPVFTRSYRKRNKPFENGHLFRENESQGSETCKNYNIAPLDKDFPSKFDKRRPGMASISRMDLNQRIRSNQSFGEPGPGRGRGRDSGSWNQRDRFSSVDVASQMVQHGSITPGLFPGRGLPNVPNAQNASWNAFGLIPAIPNGGLEALHSISLQGTLRPVVNNALTMGIPRQRCRDFEERGFCLRGDMCPMEHGVNRIVVEDVQSLSQFNLPVSLPSAALVGATVGPGALPSVAAPLTTLMNSKSHGRSSKPGAMVDDGMGFNGAFSGSSAIVSGADLYDPDQPLWNNNGPETSSSLLALHSSKNDDTESFMSADTSEHHHSRFHDGADNESALRSTVTSQNANPSVWGRVGAKNRLEKTDLAVSTSDYFDNKTKEDQDALALLEGSSRQGKRIIPEDASPNILDSLAKTKSDTARFMRKSSQKAQRTLFVCGIPQKSNRRDALLSHFQKFGEVVDIYIPLNNERAFVQFSNREEAEAALRAPDAVMGNRFIKLWWANRDTIPDGGINNSSNVSATPRAMPAASVPPQLSTTNKGKDIPATGSEGTMAPPSESSIDHPKPSITNGAKGPPPLQKKLELEQLKEELRKKQELLAQKRNDFRRQLDKLEKQAIVIKGDVLSEPAAKRPKVSIASDAAKVMTPRSSNPAANMPSNRSETIVDKNKCVENPISLSPKTKTPGGQQESTGSKQPIRPIVTAGVPFVTNRYKLDNRSTAFRVIPPLPLGLANVDALEEHFSPYGDLSTVVLEGTDDSDGREVPNNCTALVTFTTRHSAERAFSNGKYWLGNKLQFLWATCSTSGAENIPSASKRLVDTDSQPAEKVHQTDSHKACASGNEEPETSERNSGFEHVEMHKVSDPSPASVPDENKSPKYEGSATSLSSKEESPETKPGLTTVSEEKESSSREDAC from the exons ATGGAGCTCAAAGTTTCATCTTTAAAGTCAGGTGGTCTTTCTCCTGCTGATTGTGCTAGTGATCCTGAGGAGAAGGAAATTAGtgatgaggatgatgatgaTCGGAACCATAAGCATCGTAGAAGGGATATTCGTTCTCAATCTTTGGAGAGAGATACTTTGGAACCAGTTTTTACAAGGTCATACAGGAAGCGCAATAAACCATTTGAAAATGGGCATCTTTTTAGAGAAAATGAATCTCAAGGTAGTGAAACCTGCAAAAACTATAACATTGCTCCTCTAGATAAAGACTTCCCATCAAAATTTGATAAAAGACGCCCTGGTATGGCATCAATATCTCGAATGGATTTAAACCAAAGAATCAGGTCAAACCAATCATTTGGAGAGCCTGGTCCAGGTAGGGGAAGGGGAAGAGATTCTGGATCTTGGAACCAACGTGATAGATTTAGCTCAGTTGATGTTGCTTCTCAAATGGTTCAGCATGGTTCCATTACTCCAGGCCTCTTTCCTGGGAGGGGGCTGCCAAATGTCCCAAATGCACAAAATGCATCATGGAATGCTTTTGGGTTGATTCCAGCCATTCCCAATGGTGGTCTTGAGGCACTCCATTCCATTAGTTTGCAAGGAACTCTCAGACCAGTAGTAAATAATGCGCTGACTATGGGGATTCCACGCCAGCGATGTAGAGACTTTGAGGAGAGAGGATTTTGTCTAAGAGGGGACATGTGTCCAATGGAGCATGGTGTCAATCGTATTGTTGTCGAAGATGTCCAG AGCCTTTCACAGTTCAATCTTCCTGTTTCACTTCCAAGTGCTGCACTAGTGGGTGCAACGGTTGGACCGGGAGCTCTACCATCAGTTGCTGCTCCTCTAACCACTTTGATGAATAGTAAATCACATGGAAGAAGTAGTAAGCCTGGTGCAATGGTTGATGATGGCATGGGCTTCAATGGTGCATTTTCTGGTTCTTCTGCTATTGTTAGTGGAGCTGACTTGTATGATCCAGATCAGCCACTGTGGAATAACAATGGTCCTGAAACATCAAGTTCACTCTTGGCACTACATTCATCCAAGAATGATGATACTGAATCCTTCATGAGTGCAGATACTTCTGAACATCATCATAGTAGGTTTCATGATGGTGCCGACAATGAAAGTGCACTTAGAAGCACTGTTACTTCACAAAATGCAAATCCATCTGTTTGGGGTAGAGTTGGTGCGAAGAACAGATTGGAGAAAACTGATTTGGCTGTGAGTACCTCAGATTATTTTGATAACAAAACTAAAGAAGATCAGGATGCATTAGCACTTCTTGAAGGTAGTTCTCGTCAAGGAAAAAGAATTATTCCCGAGGATGCCAGCCCCAATATTCTGGACTCTTTAGCCAAGACAAAGAGTGACACTGCCCGTTTTATGAGAAAATCATCTCAAAAGGCACAGCGTACTCTATTTGTCTGTGGCATCCCACAGAAGAGCAACAGGAGAGATGCTCTTCTTTCGCATTTTCAAAAGTTCGGGGAGGTTGTTGACATTTATATTCCATTAAATAATGAACGAGCTTTTGTTCAGTTTTCGAACAGGGAAGAAGCAGAAGCTGCTCTGAGGGCGCCAGATGCTGTAATGGGCAACCGCTTTATTAAGCTATGGTGGGCTAATCGTGATACCATACCAGATGGTGGCATAAACAATAGCAGTAACGTATCTGCAACTCCCCGTGCAATGCCAGCTGCTTCAGTTCCACCCCAACTTTCTACTACTAACAAGGGGAAAGATATTCCAGCTACTGGTTCTGAGGGCACTATGGCACCTCCTTCCGAGTCTTCCATTGATCATCCTAAGCCAAGCATCACGAATGGTGCCAAGGGTCCACCTCCTTTGCAAAAGAAACTAGAATTGGAACAATTGAAGGAGGAACTCCGCAAAAAGCAAGAGCTCCTTGCTCAGAAGCGGAATGACTTTCGGCGTCAGTTGGATAAGCTTGAAAAACAA GCAATAGTAATAAAGGGGGATGTATTGTCTGAGCCTGCTGCTAAGAGACCTAAAGTAAGTATAGCATCTGATGCTGCAAAAGTTATGACTCCTAGATCCTCCAATCCAGCTGCTAATATGCCATCTAATCGTTCTGAGACAATTGTGGATAAGAACAAGTGTGTGGAGAACCCTATATCATTGAGCCCCAAGACAAAGACACCAGGGGGGCAACAGGAATCGACTGGCTCAAAACAGCCAATACGTCCAATTGTAACTGCAGGAGTTCCCTTTGTGACGAATCGATACAAGTTGGATAACCGGTCCACAGCATTTAGAGTCATACCACCTCTACCTTTGGGTTTGGCAAAT GTTGATGCTTTGGAGGAACACTTCTCACCATATGGCGATCTTTCTACTGTTGTACTAGAAGGTACCGATGATAGTGATGGGCGAGAAGTGCCAAACAATTGCACAGCTCTTGTGACTTTCACAACTCGTCATTCAGCTGAAAGGGCATTTTCAAATGGTAAATACTGGCTAGGTAACAAGTTGCAGTTTTTGTGGGCAACATGTAGTACCTCTGGTGCAGAAAATATTCCATCTGCCTCTAAGCGTCTTGTAGATACTGATTCTCAGCCAGCTGAAAAAGTACACCAAACGGATTCCCACAAGGCTTGTGCATCAGGGAACGAGGAGCCTGAAACTTCAGAAAGAAACAGTGGTTTTGAGCATGTAGAAATGCATAAAGTTTCTGATCCCTCTCCAGCTTCAGTGCCGGATGAGAACAAGTCACCTAAATATGAAGGTAGTGCTACGTCCCTGTCCAGCAAGGAAGAGTCACCAGAAACCAAACCCGGCCTAACTACAGTTTCTGAGGAGAAAGAGTCATCATCTAGAGAGGATGCTTGTTGA